Part of the uncultured Campylobacter sp. genome is shown below.
CCAAAGTCCAAGACGTGCAGGTAGATGATCGGCACGGCACTCAAGCGGGGAGAGGCGGTTTGTGCGGACGCGGTGAGCACTGTATTCGGCATCGATGATGCGGACGAAATCGAGTCGGTAGTCGCCGTAAATTCTGGTCTATTATCTAGCACGGACGACGCAGCAGGCAAGCAATGCGGGGCAAAAATTTCTATGCGCGGGCCGTTAAATTCCAAACTTTGCATCGCTAAACCTTTAAAAGTTATTAAAATTTAATAGAATTTTGTGTAAAATCACCGAATTTAACACTAGAGGAACTTAAAATTGGCTTTGATCGAGCTTATCGATGTTACGAAAAAATTCGGCTCTCACGTCGTTTTGGACGGCGTAAATTTCGCACTGGATGCTAATGAGCGCGTCGCCGTGATCGGCAAAAACGGCGGCGGCAAATCCACGCTGATGAAGATCGTCGCGGGGCTGTGCGAGATCGACGAGGGGCGCGTGATCACTCAAAACGGGCTAAACATCCAGATGCTCGCTCAAACGCCGAAATTTGACGAAAATCTCTCGGTCAAAGACGCGCTGCGACGGGAGCTAGCCGAAATTTACGCCGCCCTTAGCGAATACGACGCGATCTCGAGCAAAATCGCCGCACAGCCCGAAAATAGGGAGCTTTTGGCGCGCCAGGACGAGCTGATTAAATTTATCGAGGCCAAGGACGGCTGGCAGATCGACAATAAGATCGAGCAGGTGCTGCAAAATTTCGGGCTTAAAATTTACGAAAACCGCTCCGTCTGTACGCTTAGCGGCGGCGAAATTCGTCGCGTGGCGCTGGGCGCGCTGGTGCTTAAAAAGCCCGACGTGCTGCTGCTGGACGAGCCCACGAATCACCTCGACGTCTATATGGTGAAATTTCTAGAGGAGATGCTGCTTAGCTCGAAGCAGACGATCGTTTTTATTAGTCACGATCGCTACTTCATAGACCGCTTGGCGACGCGCAGTATCGAGATCGAAGAGGGTAAAATTTCAAATTTCGACGGCGGATACGAGAACTATCTGAGGCGCAAGCAAGAGATGCTTGCTTCGCTCGAAAAGTCCCACGAGACGCTGCTTAAACAGCTGCGTGCCGAGGAGGAGTGGCTGCACCGCGGTGTAAAGGCGCGCCTAAAGCGCAACGAAGGGCGCAAGGCGCGTATCATGCAGATGAGGCAGGATGCGAAGAAAAACCCGGGCGCGATCCGTCGCGTGCGGCTCGAGCTGGAGCGCGCGAGCAGAAGCTTTAACGGCACGGGCGGCGACAATCGCAAAAAAATGCTCTTTGAATGCACGAATATCGGTAAAATTTTAAACGGCAAGGTGCTTTTCAAGGGCTTTTCGGCGCGGGTTTTGCAGGGCGAGCGCATCGGTATCGTAGGCGCTAACGGCGCGGGCAAAAGCACTTTGCTTAAAATTTTACTCGGTCGCAGTAAGATTGATGCAGGCGAGATCAAACGCGGCGAGATCAGGATCGGCTACTTTGATCAGACCCGCAGCGGTATCACGGACGATAAAAGCATAATCGAAATTTTCTGCCCCAACGGCGGCGATCACATCAACGTCCGCGGCAGCTACATGCACGTATATGGGTATTTGAAAAATTTCTTATTTCCGAAGGAGTTTTTAGATAAGCCCGTCGGCGTTCTTAGCGGCGGCGAAAAGAACCGTCTGGCGCTTGCCAAGCTCTTTACCGAGCAGTACGATTGCCTGATCTTGGACGAGCCGACGAATGATCTTGATATCGCGACGATCAATATTTTAGAGGATTATCTGCTAAGTTTCGAAGGTGCGGTAATCATCGTAAGCCACGATCGCTATTTCATCGATAAGATCACGAATAAGCTTTGGGTTTTTGAGAAAAACGGCGTCATCGATCAAATTCAAATGCCCTATTCGCAGTATTTGGAGTTTGAAGACGAGATGGCGGAGATCGATCAGATCGAAGCCGACGCTGGCGCGAGCGCAGAGGAGAGCGGCCGCGAAAACAAAAAGGAGAAGACGAGCGCCGCGAAGCTTAGCTACAAACAGAATAAAATTTTAGAAGAATATCCCGCTAAGATCGAGGCTATCGAGGCGCGTATAAAGGAGCTAAATCACGCGCTCTCGACGCCTGAAATTTATCAAAAGCTCGGGATGCAGGGGCTTTTTGAAGAACTTGAAGAAAAAAGAGGAACGTTAAACAGTATGGAAAATGAATATTACGAAGTGCTTTCGCTCGCCGAGAGCCTAAAGTAGGCGCGATGGTTTGGTTTTTGATCTTTTTATACGCGCTTTACACGATTTATAAAATTTCGCTCGATCTGCTTGAGCTAAGTTTCATCCGCGCCAAGCTAAAAGAGCCTGCGGTGGTGCTTAGCGAGGAGGATTATCGCAAGGCGGGCGAGGTCGGCACGGTAAATTTAAAATTTAATATATTTTCGCACTGCTTTTCGTTTGCGGTGGCGCTTATTTGGATACTTGCGGGCGCGGGCGCGTTACAGCGCGCGATATATGATCTAGCGGGCGATGGAATTTTGGCGGGGAGCTGCTTTGTAACAGCGTTTCTAATCATCGGCGGCGCGATATCGTTTCCGCTTGAGATTTACAAAACCTTCGTCAAAGACAGGCGCCTAGGCTTTTCCACGATAACGCCCGCCGTTTTCGTAAAAGACGCGCTAAAATCGCTCATGCTCATGCTGGTTTTCGGCTTTGCGGTAGCCTCTGCGCTCGTTTTTTGCGTAAATAGCTTGGGCGCGCACTGGTGGGTCTGGGGCTTTCTGCTAAGCTTCGGCGTAGTTTTGCTGATAAATTTAATCTATCCGACCGTTATCGCGCCGCTGTTTAATAAAATGCAGCCACTAGAGCATGGCGAGCTCAAAGAACGCATAGAGGGGCTTTTACAGCGCTGCGGTTTTAAAAGTAGCGGCGTTTTTACGATCGACGCGAGCAAGCGCGACAAGCGCCTAAACGCCTACTTCGGCGGCTTTGGCGCGACGAAAAAGGTCGTGCTTTTCGACACGCTCATAGAAAAGCTGAGCGAGGATGAAATTTTGGCCGTTTTAGGGCACGAGCTCGGGCATTTCAAACACGGCGATGTTTTGAAAAATTTAGCGCTTAGCTTTGTGCTTTTGGGCGCGACGTTCGCAGTATTAGGAAACCTTCCTGGGGGCGTATTTAGCGCGCTAGGACTTAACGCAGATGGCGGCGCGACGCTGGTTTTTATGATTTTGTTTGCGCCGATTTTGCATGCGTTTTTTGAGCCGGTGATCTCCAAGCTTAGCCGCATGCACGAATTTAGCGCGGACCGACATGGCGCGAGCGTGCAGGATAAAGAGAGCATGATCGGCGCGCTAAAGAAGCTGGGCAGCGAAAACAAGGCGTTTCCGCTCGCTCATAAAATTTACGCCGCGGTGTATCATTCGCATCCGAGCCTGTATGAGCGCATAAGAGAGCTTGATGAGGATCGCTGAGGCGCTAAGATGGGGGCTGGAGCAGTGCGGCTCAAAATACGTCGCGCGCGAAATTTTAAAGCTTTGTGAGCGACTTAGCAGCGAAGAACTCGTGCTAAAATGCTCGGAAGAGCTCGCGCATGAAGCGGAATTTCGCGCTAAGATCATTGAATTTAAAGACGGCCGCCCGCTTGAATACATCACGCAAAGCTGCGAGTTTATGGGCTTTAAATTTTACGTCGACGGGCGGGTGCTGATACCGCGCTGCGAGACCGAAATTTTAGTGAAAAAAGCTCTTACTTTGGCGCAGAGCTTGGGCGAGCCGCGCATTTGCGAGATCGGCACGGGCAGCGGCATAATCGCTATCTGCTTAAAAAAGCTTCTTCCTTCTTGCCGCATCGCGGCCAGCGACATCAGCGCTGATGCGCTTGAGGTAGCGCGCGCAAATGCCGCAAGCTTGGGCGCGGACGTCGAGTTCGTACACTGTGCCTACGCAGATGAGATCGCGGGGGAGTTTGATCTTATCGTCTCAAATCCGCCATACATCGCAAACTCCTACGCATTGGACGCGCGCGTGCTGCAGGAACCGAAACGGGCGCTGTTTGGCGGCGAGAGGGGGGATGAAATTTTAAAACGCATCGTGCTGATCGCCGCACGGCGCGCAAAATTTCTAGCCTGCGAGATGGGTTACGATCAAAAGCAGAGCCTATCGACGTTTTTGCGCGAGCAGGGCTTTGGCGCGGAATTTTATAAAGATTTGGCGCAGTTTGATCGCGGATTCGTCGCGCGAAATTTAAACAGATCGTAGGCGCGCCGTGCAAAGCTCGCAACTACGCAGGCTGCTTTATTACAAAGCGTTCGGCTACCGCTATGTAAGCGCCGAAATTTTAAGCGGCGGCGAGCGATTTTTTAAGGCGCTGGACGCGCTGAAATCCGCTACCGCCGAGTGCAATCTTTGCGAGCTTGCTAAAACGCGCACGGGAAGCGGCGAGCAAAATTTTAAAAATTTCAAAACTATCAAAAATTTTAAAAATTCTAAAACTCCCACGAACGTAAAACTTATGATCGTAGCTCTCGCGCCGGGCATTGGCGAAGGTTTTAGCGGCGGTTTGGAGGCTGAGGTAGCAGCGGCGCTAGATCAAATTTGCACGGCCGAGCAGATCTATTTTAGCTTTCTGATAAAGTGCGCAGTGCCGCAAAATAGGCGTATAAGCTCGGAAATAATTTTAAAATGCGCGCCCTATCTGACCGACGAGATCAAAATTTTAAAGCCCAAAGTCGTGCTTTGCTTGGGCGAGCTCTGCTGCAAAATCGTGCTGCGAAATGGCGATCTAGCGGGCATGGACGTGCTGCACGGCTCGGTCTTTAACGAGGGCGGCATCAGCTTCGTGCCGAGCTTCGACCCCGCATTCATCGCGCAAAATCCGAGCAAGGCGGAGCTTTTCAAAGAGGATCTGCAGAAGATAAAAGAGCTGCTGTGAGGCGCATTTTAGCGCTTGCTCTGCGTGTTTTTGATTTTGCGCGCAGCTTTTTGCGCGTGCGCCGCAATTTTCATTGCAACGTGCGAGCGGACGGGGCGAATTTAACCTGCTTAAATTTCACGGACTAGCGGGATTTTATCGAGGCAAAACACAGACTCGATCTGCGCGGGTTGAAATTTAATGGCGAGAAATTTCATAAAGCGGCGGGGTAAGGCAAAATTTAACGCCATTGCAAAATTCTGATATTTCAAATTTTGTTTTCTATCTGGCTATCTCGGGTGCGTGAGGGATTTATGTCGCGACGTAGCATTAAATTTAAACCTTAACGCCGAGCGAAATTCTATGTCATAAAATTTTATCTAGCCTGCAAATTTTATTTTGCCTAAGAGTTCTGCGCATTCTTAAACTTTACGCTGAAAAGCCGATCTGCGCTATGTTTGCACCGCACGACTAGGCAAATTTAAACCCGCGAAATAAATTTATCTCAAAGATTTGAAAAATTCTAAAATTTCGGCGCTAAATTTGATCGGCCTGCCGTCTTTTACGAAGGCGATTTTTACGTCCTGCACGTATAAAAGCTCGCTGAAATCCATGTTTTTAATATCTTTGATCTTATAAATTTCTTGCCGCAAAAGGGCGCTGGCGTTTTTGAGCGCAGCTAGGCTCGTGCGAATTTCAAGCGTGTCTCCGAGGCGC
Proteins encoded:
- the prmC gene encoding peptide chain release factor N(5)-glutamine methyltransferase: MRIAEALRWGLEQCGSKYVAREILKLCERLSSEELVLKCSEELAHEAEFRAKIIEFKDGRPLEYITQSCEFMGFKFYVDGRVLIPRCETEILVKKALTLAQSLGEPRICEIGTGSGIIAICLKKLLPSCRIAASDISADALEVARANAASLGADVEFVHCAYADEIAGEFDLIVSNPPYIANSYALDARVLQEPKRALFGGERGDEILKRIVLIAARRAKFLACEMGYDQKQSLSTFLREQGFGAEFYKDLAQFDRGFVARNLNRS
- a CDS encoding ABC-F family ATP-binding cassette domain-containing protein, which translates into the protein MALIELIDVTKKFGSHVVLDGVNFALDANERVAVIGKNGGGKSTLMKIVAGLCEIDEGRVITQNGLNIQMLAQTPKFDENLSVKDALRRELAEIYAALSEYDAISSKIAAQPENRELLARQDELIKFIEAKDGWQIDNKIEQVLQNFGLKIYENRSVCTLSGGEIRRVALGALVLKKPDVLLLDEPTNHLDVYMVKFLEEMLLSSKQTIVFISHDRYFIDRLATRSIEIEEGKISNFDGGYENYLRRKQEMLASLEKSHETLLKQLRAEEEWLHRGVKARLKRNEGRKARIMQMRQDAKKNPGAIRRVRLELERASRSFNGTGGDNRKKMLFECTNIGKILNGKVLFKGFSARVLQGERIGIVGANGAGKSTLLKILLGRSKIDAGEIKRGEIRIGYFDQTRSGITDDKSIIEIFCPNGGDHINVRGSYMHVYGYLKNFLFPKEFLDKPVGVLSGGEKNRLALAKLFTEQYDCLILDEPTNDLDIATINILEDYLLSFEGAVIIVSHDRYFIDKITNKLWVFEKNGVIDQIQMPYSQYLEFEDEMAEIDQIEADAGASAEESGRENKKEKTSAAKLSYKQNKILEEYPAKIEAIEARIKELNHALSTPEIYQKLGMQGLFEELEEKRGTLNSMENEYYEVLSLAESLK
- a CDS encoding uracil-DNA glycosylase, giving the protein MQSSQLRRLLYYKAFGYRYVSAEILSGGERFFKALDALKSATAECNLCELAKTRTGSGEQNFKNFKTIKNFKNSKTPTNVKLMIVALAPGIGEGFSGGLEAEVAAALDQICTAEQIYFSFLIKCAVPQNRRISSEIILKCAPYLTDEIKILKPKVVLCLGELCCKIVLRNGDLAGMDVLHGSVFNEGGISFVPSFDPAFIAQNPSKAELFKEDLQKIKELL
- a CDS encoding YbgC/FadM family acyl-CoA thioesterase, with product MQIKIYYEDTDAQGIVYHANYIKFCERARSEALMQAGVNFARADAHFVVSELCAKFLRPARLGDTLEIRTSLAALKNASALLRQEIYKIKDIKNMDFSELLYVQDVKIAFVKDGRPIKFSAEILEFFKSLR
- a CDS encoding M48 family metallopeptidase; this translates as MVWFLIFLYALYTIYKISLDLLELSFIRAKLKEPAVVLSEEDYRKAGEVGTVNLKFNIFSHCFSFAVALIWILAGAGALQRAIYDLAGDGILAGSCFVTAFLIIGGAISFPLEIYKTFVKDRRLGFSTITPAVFVKDALKSLMLMLVFGFAVASALVFCVNSLGAHWWVWGFLLSFGVVLLINLIYPTVIAPLFNKMQPLEHGELKERIEGLLQRCGFKSSGVFTIDASKRDKRLNAYFGGFGATKKVVLFDTLIEKLSEDEILAVLGHELGHFKHGDVLKNLALSFVLLGATFAVLGNLPGGVFSALGLNADGGATLVFMILFAPILHAFFEPVISKLSRMHEFSADRHGASVQDKESMIGALKKLGSENKAFPLAHKIYAAVYHSHPSLYERIRELDEDR